A DNA window from Hydrogenothermus marinus contains the following coding sequences:
- the cysC gene encoding adenylyl-sulfate kinase, with amino-acid sequence MQQKEERFIIPHKGNITKEDRQRQKGHKSAILWFTGLSGSGKSTLAHAVEEKLFERGINTYVLDGDNIRTGLNKDLGFSAEDREENIRRIGEVAKLFVDAGIITLTAFISPYRKDRNFVRNLVEEDEFIEIYVKCPLEVCEQRDVKGLYKKARQGIIKNFTGIDDPYEEPENPEIVVETDKMSLEESVKKIIDYLENKKII; translated from the coding sequence ATGCAACAAAAGGAAGAAAGATTTATTATTCCACATAAAGGAAATATTACTAAAGAAGATAGACAAAGACAAAAAGGGCATAAATCCGCTATTTTATGGTTTACAGGGCTTTCTGGGAGCGGTAAATCTACTCTTGCCCATGCAGTAGAAGAAAAGCTTTTTGAAAGGGGAATAAATACTTATGTTTTAGATGGAGACAATATAAGAACAGGTTTAAATAAAGATTTAGGATTTTCAGCAGAAGATAGAGAAGAAAATATAAGAAGAATTGGTGAAGTTGCTAAACTTTTTGTTGATGCAGGTATAATTACTTTGACTGCTTTTATATCTCCGTACAGAAAAGATAGAAATTTTGTAAGAAATTTAGTAGAGGAAGATGAGTTCATAGAGATATATGTAAAATGTCCTCTTGAAGTTTGTGAACAAAGAGATGTAAAAGGTTTGTACAAAAAAGCAAGACAAGGAATAATAAAAAACTTTACAGGAATAGATGATCCTTATGAGGAACCTGAAAATCCAGAAATAGTTGTTGAAACAGATAAAATGAGTTTAGAAGAGTCTGTAAAAAAAATAATAGATTATTTAGAAAATAAGAAAATTATTTAG
- a CDS encoding SLC13 family permease — protein MSFEILILLFVLTFLIIALYFEKFHPAATFTIAVAILVVTGILSPKDALLGFSNPSIAIIILLLVISNIIHKIGVINIYFSKILKENISYKSFLSKMFLTTSALSSFLNNTPIVAMLIPYVYQWSKKNNISPSKLLIPLSYAAILGGTITLIGTSTNLIVNGLAVESGLKSLHILDFAWVGIPTTVIGFLYIYFVGHKLLPNRKDILDTFLENKKEYLVETVIKEDSKIVGKTVKDAKLRNLKGLFLVEIIRDQNKISPVSPDEVLEKNDILIFAGQVDSITELISSDIGLSIPDICIVNGEKTDIVEVVISNNSYLINKKVKDTDFRAKYDAAILAVHRNGEKLSGKIGDIILKAGDVLLIVAGKDFWKRTEDTTDFYPVSKVKEIFNIDIKKANLILLGFISIILLSIFHFINLFSGLLLFISALIFFRITTYSEVRKGLDLNLIIIAALSLAIGKAMIITNLSDIISKGIISAFSVFGIVGALIGVYLLANILTEFITNIAAASITFPVALSLAKHLSIDPTAFILAVAFGASASFITPIGYQTNIMVYAVGNYKFKDFLIVGLPLSILYSIICISILYLVFIRGI, from the coding sequence ATGTCTTTTGAAATATTAATTTTATTATTTGTATTAACATTTCTTATAATAGCTCTTTATTTTGAAAAATTTCATCCTGCTGCTACATTTACAATAGCAGTAGCTATTCTTGTAGTTACAGGAATATTATCTCCAAAAGATGCATTATTAGGATTTTCTAATCCAAGTATTGCAATAATAATATTACTTTTAGTTATAAGCAATATTATACATAAAATAGGAGTTATAAATATTTACTTTTCTAAGATTTTAAAAGAAAATATTAGCTATAAATCTTTTTTATCCAAGATGTTTTTGACAACATCAGCTTTATCTTCTTTCCTAAATAATACACCTATTGTTGCTATGCTTATTCCTTATGTATATCAATGGAGTAAAAAAAATAACATATCTCCTTCTAAACTTCTTATCCCATTGTCTTACGCTGCAATATTAGGTGGAACTATAACTTTAATAGGTACATCAACAAATCTAATTGTAAATGGTCTTGCAGTTGAAAGTGGTTTAAAATCTTTACATATTTTAGATTTTGCGTGGGTAGGCATTCCTACAACAGTTATTGGATTTTTATATATCTATTTTGTTGGTCATAAATTACTTCCAAATAGAAAAGATATATTAGATACATTTTTAGAAAATAAGAAAGAGTATTTAGTAGAAACTGTAATAAAAGAAGATTCTAAAATTGTAGGTAAAACAGTAAAAGATGCGAAACTTAGAAATCTGAAAGGTTTATTTTTAGTTGAGATAATTAGAGATCAAAACAAAATATCTCCTGTTTCTCCAGATGAAGTTTTAGAAAAAAATGATATTTTGATTTTTGCAGGTCAGGTAGATTCTATAACAGAGTTAATATCTTCAGATATTGGATTATCAATACCAGATATATGTATTGTAAATGGTGAGAAAACAGATATTGTAGAAGTTGTTATTTCAAATAATTCATATCTTATAAATAAAAAAGTTAAAGATACAGATTTTAGAGCAAAATATGATGCTGCCATTTTAGCAGTCCATAGAAATGGTGAAAAACTTTCAGGAAAAATAGGAGATATTATACTAAAAGCAGGTGATGTTTTATTAATTGTAGCAGGAAAAGATTTTTGGAAAAGAACAGAAGATACAACCGATTTTTATCCAGTTTCAAAAGTAAAAGAGATTTTTAATATAGATATAAAAAAAGCTAATTTAATATTATTAGGATTTATTTCTATAATACTTTTATCTATTTTTCATTTCATAAATCTTTTTTCAGGTCTTCTTTTATTTATTTCAGCTCTAATATTTTTTAGAATTACTACGTATTCAGAGGTAAGAAAAGGTTTAGATCTAAATCTAATTATTATTGCTGCATTATCTTTAGCTATTGGTAAAGCTATGATTATTACCAATTTATCAGATATAATCTCAAAAGGGATAATATCTGCTTTTTCGGTTTTTGGAATTGTAGGAGCTTTGATAGGTGTTTATTTATTAGCAAATATTCTTACAGAGTTTATTACAAATATAGCAGCAGCATCTATAACTTTTCCAGTAGCTTTATCTTTAGCAAAACATTTATCTATAGATCCAACTGCTTTTATTTTAGCAGTGGCTTTTGGGGCATCTGCAAGTTTTATAACACCAATAGGTTATCAAACAAATATTATGGTATATGCAGTAGGAAACTACAAATTTAAGGATTTTTTAATAGTTGGTTTACCTTTATCTATATTATACAGTATAATATGTATTTCAATACTTTATTTAGTCTTTATAAGGGGGATTTAA
- the sat gene encoding sulfate adenylyltransferase → MLNPHGGKLINKIATEEEKKELIEKAKSLKKIVIADRYVSDCEMIANGGFSPLNGFMTKEDAEEVINNIHLKNGLLWSIPIVLPLPEDIYKDLKLGDEIALYDKNERLIAIMVIEDKFNLDLENYCKNVFKTTDIEHPGVKVVKNAGNNFIGGEIIRLINRPLREGIDEKYYLDPSQVRENIKKKGWKKVVAFQTRNPIHRAHEYIIKTALEPMDGVMIHPLVGETKPDDIPADVRMRCYETLIDNYFNKEKVHLSVLPASMHYAGPREAVHHMLMRKNYGATHMIIGRDHAGVGDYYGTYEAQEFVEQFIDELEIQPLKFEHSFYCKKCENMASAKTCPHPKEDHIHLSGTKVRAMLREGKRPPKEFSRPEVADILIEWAKNL, encoded by the coding sequence ATGTTAAACCCACATGGAGGAAAATTAATAAATAAAATAGCAACAGAAGAAGAAAAAAAGGAACTTATAGAAAAAGCAAAAAGCTTAAAAAAAATAGTGATAGCCGATAGATATGTAAGCGATTGTGAAATGATAGCAAATGGAGGATTTTCTCCTTTAAATGGATTTATGACTAAGGAAGATGCAGAAGAAGTTATAAATAATATCCATCTAAAAAATGGTCTTCTATGGTCAATTCCTATAGTTTTACCATTACCAGAAGATATTTATAAAGATTTAAAATTAGGAGATGAGATAGCTTTATATGATAAAAATGAAAGATTAATAGCGATTATGGTTATAGAAGATAAATTTAATCTTGATCTTGAAAATTACTGTAAAAATGTATTTAAAACTACAGATATAGAACATCCAGGTGTAAAAGTTGTTAAAAATGCAGGTAATAACTTTATAGGTGGAGAGATAATAAGACTTATAAACAGACCTTTAAGAGAAGGTATTGATGAGAAATACTACTTAGATCCTTCACAAGTAAGAGAAAATATAAAAAAGAAAGGATGGAAAAAGGTAGTAGCCTTTCAAACAAGAAACCCAATCCATAGAGCACATGAATACATAATAAAAACAGCATTGGAACCAATGGATGGAGTTATGATTCATCCATTAGTTGGAGAAACAAAACCAGATGATATTCCTGCAGATGTAAGAATGAGATGTTATGAAACATTAATAGATAACTACTTTAATAAAGAAAAAGTACATTTATCAGTATTACCTGCATCAATGCATTACGCAGGACCAAGAGAAGCAGTACATCATATGCTAATGAGAAAAAATTATGGTGCTACACATATGATAATAGGAAGGGATCATGCAGGAGTTGGAGATTATTATGGAACATATGAAGCACAGGAGTTTGTAGAGCAGTTTATAGATGAGCTTGAAATACAGCCTTTAAAATTTGAACACTCTTTTTACTGCAAAAAATGTGAGAATATGGCTTCAGCAAAAACATGTCCTCATCCAAAAGAGGATCATATTCATTTAAGTGGAACAAAAGTAAGAGCAATGTTAAGGGAAGGTAAAAGGCCTCCTAAGGAGTTTTCAAGACCTGAAGTTGCAGATATACTTATTGAGTGGGCTAAGAATTTATAG
- the cysQ gene encoding 3'(2'),5'-bisphosphate nucleotidase CysQ, whose translation MIKSLISIAKKAGEEILEIYNKDFEIEYKDDKSPLTEADKKAHKIIKNGLSEISDFPVLSEEGKEIPSKDRKNWEYFWMVDPLDGTKEFIKKNGEFTVNIALIHKNKPILGVVYAPVLDIMYYGDIENGGYKIEKGKKEKLPLKKQKKDTVSVVMSKSHLNEETSKFVKSLKKYFKNIEAVSIGSSLKICLVAEGKADIYPRLAPTMEWDTAAAHAVLNAVGGKIIKYEDSFSLSKTKNYPEISYNKENLLNPYFIAIRSDVF comes from the coding sequence TTGATTAAAAGTCTAATATCTATAGCTAAAAAAGCAGGAGAAGAGATTTTAGAAATTTATAATAAAGATTTTGAGATAGAATATAAAGATGATAAATCTCCTCTTACTGAAGCAGACAAAAAAGCTCATAAAATTATAAAAAATGGTTTATCTGAAATTTCGGATTTTCCAGTTTTAAGTGAAGAAGGGAAAGAAATACCTTCTAAAGATAGGAAAAATTGGGAATATTTTTGGATGGTTGATCCTTTAGATGGAACAAAAGAATTTATTAAAAAAAATGGGGAGTTTACTGTAAATATAGCTTTAATACATAAAAATAAACCTATATTAGGAGTAGTTTATGCTCCTGTTTTAGATATAATGTATTATGGTGATATAGAAAATGGTGGATATAAAATAGAAAAAGGAAAAAAAGAAAAACTTCCTTTAAAAAAACAAAAAAAAGATACAGTTTCCGTTGTTATGAGCAAATCTCATTTAAATGAAGAAACTTCTAAATTTGTAAAGAGTTTAAAGAAATATTTTAAAAATATAGAAGCAGTATCTATAGGTTCTTCTTTAAAGATATGTCTTGTAGCAGAAGGAAAAGCAGATATATATCCAAGATTAGCTCCTACTATGGAATGGGATACAGCAGCTGCACATGCAGTTCTTAATGCAGTAGGTGGTAAAATCATTAAATATGAAGATTCTTTTTCTTTATCTAAAACAAAAAATTATCCTGAAATAAGTTATAATAAGGAAAATTTATTAAATCCCTATTTTATAGCTATAAGGTCTGATGTCTTTTGA